AACGTGTGCGAGCACTTCAGCACAAAATCCAACGCCGGAATCGCTAAACGCCGCTCAATCAGTTGCAGCGCTTCCTTCTCATACAACCCAAACAGCGCAAACAGCATCTCTGGATCCGACGCTTCGAAATTGTAATGGCACTGCTCAATTTCTCCCTGCATGTGGACATCGCCATAGAGCAGCCGGTCATTCCAACGAATATCCGCGATCGCACTCACCCCTTGGAGATACATCACCAACCGCTCCAAGCCATAGGTAATCTCGATCGACACCGGATCGCAATCCAAACCACCGCACTGCTGGAAATACGTAAACTGCGTCACCTCCATTCCATCCAGCCAAACCTCCCAGCCCACACCCCAAGCGCCAACCGACGCATCCTCCCAGTTATCCTCCACAAACCGCACATCGTGATCCTCCGGGCGAATTCCCAACGCCCGCAGCGAATCCAGATAGATCTCTTGGATATTGTCCGGCGACGGCTTAATCAGCACCTGGTACTGGTAGTAGTGCTGGTAGCGGTTTGGATTCTCCCCATACCGCCCATCCGTCGGCCGGCGGCAAGGCTCCACATAGGCAACCGACCAAGGTTCCGGCCCCAGCGCCCGTAAAAACGTATGGGGATTTTTCGTACCCGCCCCCTTCTCCGTATCGTAGGGCTGACCAATCAAACAGCCCTGACCTGCCCAAAACCCATGCAGCGTCGCGATCGCATCCTGAAAAAACACTGCCGAATCCTCCTTATCCACTCAGTCATCCATAAAACAGCGCGCCCCGATCGTACCGATTCTGGGGCGCGCCTCATATCTAAATAAAAAATCGAAGAAAATTTATTCGTTCAAAGCATTGCCGTAAGGGAGTTTGGGGAATTTGGGGAATGTGCGCGAAAATTTTTTTTCAAAAAGTGTTGACAAGTTCGAGAAAGGTTGTTAATTTAATAAAGCGCTGAGGG
This window of the Limnothrix sp. FACHB-406 genome carries:
- the glyQ gene encoding glycine--tRNA ligase subunit alpha; the protein is MFFQDAIATLHGFWAGQGCLIGQPYDTEKGAGTKNPHTFLRALGPEPWSVAYVEPCRRPTDGRYGENPNRYQHYYQYQVLIKPSPDNIQEIYLDSLRALGIRPEDHDVRFVEDNWEDASVGAWGVGWEVWLDGMEVTQFTYFQQCGGLDCDPVSIEITYGLERLVMYLQGVSAIADIRWNDRLLYGDVHMQGEIEQCHYNFEASDPEMLFALFGLYEKEALQLIERRLAIPALDFVLKCSHTFNMLDARGVIAVMERTRYIGRIRGMARQVAKLYVERREEMGFPLCRSTAGVLTKV